Proteins encoded by one window of Deinococcus radiodurans R1 = ATCC 13939 = DSM 20539:
- a CDS encoding gluconokinase, translating into MTGESSPHRPRHIVVMGVSGSGKSTVARALAERLGWAFAEADKFHPPENVAKMQGGTPLTDEDRWPWLRAIRDWLTQEAQAGHSTVVTCSALRRSYRDVLREAAGEVRFVHLTGTRDLLAERMGHRQGHFMPASLLDSQLATLEVPGPDEHALTLNIGAAPDELVREVLAGLQLGSTASLSSRPGRD; encoded by the coding sequence ATGACCGGTGAATCTTCACCCCACCGGCCCCGGCACATCGTCGTGATGGGCGTGTCGGGGTCGGGCAAAAGTACGGTGGCGCGGGCGCTGGCGGAGCGGCTGGGCTGGGCCTTTGCCGAGGCCGACAAGTTTCACCCGCCCGAAAACGTCGCCAAGATGCAGGGCGGCACCCCGCTGACCGACGAGGACCGCTGGCCGTGGCTGCGGGCGATCCGGGACTGGCTGACGCAGGAAGCGCAGGCCGGGCACAGCACGGTCGTGACCTGCTCGGCGCTGCGGCGGAGCTACCGCGACGTGCTGCGGGAGGCGGCAGGTGAGGTGCGGTTCGTTCACCTGACAGGCACCCGCGACCTGCTGGCCGAGCGCATGGGCCACCGCCAGGGCCACTTCATGCCCGCCAGCCTGCTCGACTCGCAACTGGCGACGCTGGAAGTGCCGGGACCGGACGAACACGCCCTCACCCTCAATATCGGCGCCGCGCCGGACGAGCTGGTGCGGGAGGTGCTCGCCGGGTTGCAGCTCGGCTCAACCGCTTCCCTCTCAAGCAGGCCGGGACGAGACTGA